From the Vibrio ziniensis genome, the window TACTTTCGTTGTAATAAAGAGTCGCAATTTTCACCAACAAGCGCTGTTCATCTCTCTTTAACATCCTATATCCTCTGCAATAAAGTACTTACGTGGCTAGATCTGACATTATATTCATTTTCGAATAAAAATTCATACTACGCTTTGTTTATACAAGAAAAAAGACCAACTTGCGATACAAGTTGGCCAAGTTTCACTAACCCCCAGCGGGTCAATTTGCTCTCAACAAACGCAATTTAGCTATGCTTGTAACATTCCACACCAAGATATTTAGTAAACGCTTCATAAAGAACATTGCTAGTTGATGAATGGTTCATTGCAACATGGTGCTCAAATCCGTTGTTACAGATGTATGCAAGTAATCCTTCAAGCTCTTTAACTTGAACAACAGCTCTACAACCAACCGTGTCAAGCTCGTCATCGACAAACTTACCTTCACCAACATACGACTTCACTTGTCCAGTAAAGTCATCCGTTGATAAACGGAAATATGTAAGAGGTCCTGGTTTCATTCGACCATTGATCGCACCACATGTGTTACCACATCCAACAGTAGTACCTATGATATCTGCAGTACTCATAAATGGATTGTCCAGTTCTGACGTTGCAAAGTTACCACAATGGAATAGAACACATTTGTCTCGATCATCACCAAAGTTGTTATTCCAATCCGCAATAGACGCTGGTTTCTGTGAGGCAATAGTCAATGCATACATAGACAGTGCCCCCATAACATCCACTTCACAAGCACTTGGGATAAGCTGACCAGACATCACACTCATGATTGAACATACGTTTACACCCAATGTTTTTTGTAGTGATGTCCAACATTGAATGGCGGTGGTATGAATATCGTTATCAGCAATCCACTGACTAATAACCACAAACAGTTTTGCCATGGTGATCAGTTTGTCTTCTGCAATGCCTTGAGTATCCGCATTCGCTTTCAACAATGACAATTTTTCTTCAATACGCAGATCACCATCAGTAATGCTTTCGACGCTAGCAAAAATCTCCGATAAGTCGATGGTTTCAACAGTAATACCTAGACGCTCAAGCATCTTTTCGCTATAGCGCACAGTATTGAAGCTAGCTGGACGAGCGCCAATCGCACCAACACGACAGCCTTTCATCCTTCCGACAACACGACATACGTTTTCAAAATTGGCTAAATCTTGCTTAAACACTTCGCTCTTTAACTCGCAGACATGCTGCGTAGTAAGAGAATAAGGAATGCCATATTGACGCAAGTTATTACACAATGAAATTTTTCCGCAGAAGCTGTCACGACGTGTTGCTAACCCCATTTTATCCAATGCGTCAGATTCTGCCTGAATGAGGACAGGGACATTCACACCCGATAATCGGATAGAATCTGCAATGGCTTTTTCATCACCAAAGTTAGGTAAACAAACCAATACGCCTTGAATTTCTTCTTTGTGTGCTTTAAGAAGTTCTGCGGCTATTTTAGCATGTTGATAGGTTTCAACACCGCCATATGGTGTTTGTGTATCCGAGAGCATGATCGCTTTGATCCCCATCTCTTCACAAACCGCTTGAATATCTTTACGAGCATCATCCAGTAAGTAACTAGGAAAGAAGTTACGGTTACCAAATAAAACAGCCAGGGTAGTTTGTTCCAGTGTATTTTTCATTATATGACCTCTTCGTCATTGGATTGAAAACGAGCACGGTTTACCGCCTGTTTCCATAATTTATAATTATCAAGAATCACGTTCGCATTTATATTAGGTTCGATTACTTCACTTTCAGGAAGCAACTGAGATAACGTTTGTTCATTCGGCCACCAGCCAAGAGCTTTACCAGCTAAAAACGCTGCGCCCAAAGCAGAGACTTCAACCACATCACGTTTCACTATTGTTTTTTGTAAAAGATCTGCTTGAAACTGCATCAGCTGACGATTGTTTGTAGGGCCACCATCAACTGATAATTCGTTGAGTGAGATTTGCGCAGAGGCTTCCATAGAAAAAAGCAAGTCTGCAACTTGGTACGCTACCGATTCAAAGGCAGCGCGAGCGATATGCGCAGGCGTTGCTGCGTCAGTTAAACCAGTAATTAAGCCTCTTGCCTTAGCATCCCAATAAGGAGCACCAAGCCCAGCTAACGCAGGCACAAAAAACACGCCACCGCTATCTTCTACTGACCAAGCCAGTTGGCTGAGTTTATTGATATCTGATATTCCCAAAATCTTAGAAATAAACTTAATCGCAGAACCCGTATGAGTGATGTTACCTTCCATAGCTAGGCTCGGCTTACCGTCATCCCAAGCTACCGTAGTGGAAACACCAAAATCATACTTTGGAAGTTCATTGATTCTGACCATCAGCGAGCTTCCCGTACCGTACGTTGCCTTTACAACTCCAGGATTGAAGCCGCCTTGCCCATAAAGCGCCGCGTGAGAATCGCCAACTTGCGCCAAGACGGGAACACCATCCTTGATAATTGACAGACCAGCTGTCACACCTCTTTCACCTGTAGAAGCTATGACTTGGGGTAAACATTGCTCAGGTATCTGATAGAGATCAAGCAGCAAGGGATCCCAACTAAACGTGCTAATGTTAAACAACTGGTAGCGTGAAGCATTTGATGCATCGGTAACAAATTGCTTGCCATCAGTAAGCTTCCAAACCAGCCAGCTATCCACAGTACCGACACACAGCTCGCCATTTATTGCTCTTTGTGTACCATTTTCCAAATAATCCAATAGCCAGCGAATTTTAGAGGCAGGAAACAGAGGGTCGATAACAGAGCCTGTTAACTTCTTGACTATGTCTGCTTCCGGCTTTTTAGCGATATCAGCACAAATATCTTCCGAGCGACGACACTGCCAGCTCACAAGTGGCGTTAATGCCTGACCTGTTTTTTTATCCCAAACTAACACTGACTCACGCTGATTGCTGATTGCTATGCCTGCCAACAACTCTGAATCGAGTTGTTTCAAACAAGCTTCAATCGCAGATAGGGTCGCATTCCAAATCGCTTCAGGATCCTGTTCAGCCCAACCAGGGTATGGATGAAACAACTCTACAGGAACACTACCTTTACTCAGAACGTCACCTGATCTACTGACAGCAATAGCCTTTGCGTTGGTTGTCCCCTCGTCAATAGAGAGAATGAATGGCTGAGACATGCTAGTTCTCCTTTACCATCTCAAGTGCAGTTTTACAAATTCCCTTCGCATCAAAACCGTGGTGTGCTCTTAATGATTTGCGGTCAGCAGCAAGTGCATAAGCACCATCAGCAATGCCCAAACGTTTTAAGCGGTTACCTATGCCAAACTCTGCAATAACTTCAGAAACTAGAGCACCCACACCACCATTAACATTATGTTCTTCAACAGTGATCACCGATTTAAATCCGGCAAGGTTTGCCGCAATCTGATTCACGTCACAAGGCCGGATTGAGGCAATGCACACCACTTGCGATGAAATGCCTTGGTCTCTAAGCATGGCTGCCGCATCCACGACTTCATGCATTGCTGACCCCATACCAATAAGCAGAATATCTTTGCCTTCAGACAAGACATCGACTTTGCCTGGCTCGAAACTGTAGTCGTCACTAAATAGCTCTGGCAGTTCTTTACCATCCATACGAATGTATACTGGCCCCTCCTTTTCAATGGCGTAATCGATAATTTGACGACACTGCGTTGGGGAAGCCGGAGCGTAAATTTCAATATTGCCAAAACCGCGCATAACAGAGATATCATCAATACTATGATGCGTACTCGCTAAAGGACCATAACTAGCACCGGAATTTAGGCCGAACAACTTAACATTTGTGTTGTTGTAGCATACATCCACTTTCACTTGCTCATTTGCACGAGAAATTAGAAATGGCGCAGCGTTACAGGTAACGGCTACTTTGCCACCTAAAGCCAAACCAGCGGCGGTTCCAACCAAGGCTTGCTCAGCAATACCTACGTTCACTAAACGATCAGGAAATGCCTTTATAAACGGCGCGATTTTCGCGGTAGAAGTTGAGTCAGCGACGACAGGGACAAGGTCTACTCCTCTTTCTACCGCAGAGATGAAACGCTCGACCATAATATTTGCAAAATGCTCTGCATTACCCATGATTCAACTCCTCCAATGCCAATGTCACTTCATCACCTTTAGGAACTCGGTGATGCCACTCTGGACGTCCTTCTATGAACGAAATGCCCGCTCCTTTAATGGTATTTGCGATCACAACGTGAGGTTTGCCCTCTGCGTGCAAACTTTCTAGAGTCGAAACAACTGATTCAACATTGTTACCTTCACACTCAGTCACTTGCATTCCAAATGCGCGCCATTTTTCATCTAGAGGATCCGTTTTCATAATGTCTTTAGTAAAGCCAGCAAGCTGCAACTTGTTCTTATCATTAATGATGATCAAGTTGTCTAAGCCATAGTGTGCTGCTACTAACGCAGCCTCCCAGTTACTGCCTTCAGCAAGTTCGCCATCACCGGTAAGGACGTATATTTTGCGTTTGCTGCCGGATTTCTTGGCCGCTAGTGCTAAACCAACAGCAACAGGTAAGCCATGCCCTAACGCACCGGTATTCAGTTCAACCCCAGGGGTTTTATGTTTCACAGGGTGGCCTGGTAGCTTGGAATCAGCATGTTGGTAACTCGATAACCAGTCCGTTGGAAAATATCCCGCTTCAGCAAGACAGCAGTAGTAACCACCGGCTGCGTGACCTTTTGACTGAATGTAAACATCTCGCTCTGGGTCATCTAAACGATCTGGTGAACAATTTAAGATTCTAAAATATAACGATGTGACGATTTCAACTTGCGATAAGTCCGCGCCAGTATGACCACCAGCTGGGCTTTCAGAGTTCAACACCACAATTCGTTTGCGAATATCGGTGGCTTTCTTAGCAAGTTCATCAGTTGATAAACGATAAGGATTCATAACAACCTCCAATATATTCAATATTGAATATATATTCATAAGGGGCAAAAAAATAGCGTCAGTACATCAAAGTGTGAAGATGGCTAATATTTGCTCCTTCTACACTAAACCTAGTCAACAGACTTTTGAGACGTAATTGCAGCCTTGTACTGCATCTTGCTTTGCATCTGATCGATAATGACAGCAATAATGATCACGATGCCTTTAATCACCATTTGCCAGAACTCACTAACCCCCATCATAACCAAGCCATCAGCCAAAATACCGATTACGAATGCACCGATAATTGTACCAGTCACCGTACCACGACCACCGGCGAGGGATGTACCACCAAGAACAACAGCAGCAATCGCATTCATTTCAAATGCAGTACCTGTTGCTGGATGACTAGCAACGAGTTGAGACGTTACAACAATTCCCGCTAATGCCGCACACAAGCCAGAGATGGTGTATACCCAAATTTTTACGTTGTTTACTTTTACGCCCGAGAGCTCGGCTGCTCGTTCATTATCACCAATCGCATAGACATGACGACCAAACGGCAACTTCTTGGCAACGTAAGCAATGATGGCTGCTACTATAAACATCAACCAAATCGCATAAGGGATACCAAATAAATAACCTGCGCCAATGTGGTCAAATCCGGTATTCCCCAGCTGTGGATTGCCTTGTAGGCCAGGAAAGGTTTCTCCTCCTGATAACAACATCGCTGCACCACGAATCACATACATGGTACCCAAAGTACAGATAAACGGAGCTACATTGTAACGCGTTATGATGAGACCATTGATTGCACCTATCAAACCACCGATCACCAAAACTACAGGCACTATTACCCAGACACTTGGGAATATAGCGATACCAAACATAGGTAACACAATACCTTTTGCAATCATGTAGCCAGCGACCATGCCACAGAAGCCCAAAGTGGCACCTATAGACAAATCGATACCTGCAGTGATGATGACAAAGGTAATCCCTAAGGCGAGGAATGCGTTGATAGATATATGTTTAACCATAATGATTAAACTGCTTGGCGCCAAAAACCCATCCACAGTGAATGAGAAGAAGCCTAAAATAATGAAT encodes:
- a CDS encoding transketolase family protein produces the protein MGNAEHFANIMVERFISAVERGVDLVPVVADSTSTAKIAPFIKAFPDRLVNVGIAEQALVGTAAGLALGGKVAVTCNAAPFLISRANEQVKVDVCYNNTNVKLFGLNSGASYGPLASTHHSIDDISVMRGFGNIEIYAPASPTQCRQIIDYAIEKEGPVYIRMDGKELPELFSDDYSFEPGKVDVLSEGKDILLIGMGSAMHEVVDAAAMLRDQGISSQVVCIASIRPCDVNQIAANLAGFKSVITVEEHNVNGGVGALVSEVIAEFGIGNRLKRLGIADGAYALAADRKSLRAHHGFDAKGICKTALEMVKEN
- a CDS encoding L-fucose/L-arabinose isomerase family protein: MKNTLEQTTLAVLFGNRNFFPSYLLDDARKDIQAVCEEMGIKAIMLSDTQTPYGGVETYQHAKIAAELLKAHKEEIQGVLVCLPNFGDEKAIADSIRLSGVNVPVLIQAESDALDKMGLATRRDSFCGKISLCNNLRQYGIPYSLTTQHVCELKSEVFKQDLANFENVCRVVGRMKGCRVGAIGARPASFNTVRYSEKMLERLGITVETIDLSEIFASVESITDGDLRIEEKLSLLKANADTQGIAEDKLITMAKLFVVISQWIADNDIHTTAIQCWTSLQKTLGVNVCSIMSVMSGQLIPSACEVDVMGALSMYALTIASQKPASIADWNNNFGDDRDKCVLFHCGNFATSELDNPFMSTADIIGTTVGCGNTCGAINGRMKPGPLTYFRLSTDDFTGQVKSYVGEGKFVDDELDTVGCRAVVQVKELEGLLAYICNNGFEHHVAMNHSSTSNVLYEAFTKYLGVECYKHS
- a CDS encoding FGGY family carbohydrate kinase gives rise to the protein MSQPFILSIDEGTTNAKAIAVSRSGDVLSKGSVPVELFHPYPGWAEQDPEAIWNATLSAIEACLKQLDSELLAGIAISNQRESVLVWDKKTGQALTPLVSWQCRRSEDICADIAKKPEADIVKKLTGSVIDPLFPASKIRWLLDYLENGTQRAINGELCVGTVDSWLVWKLTDGKQFVTDASNASRYQLFNISTFSWDPLLLDLYQIPEQCLPQVIASTGERGVTAGLSIIKDGVPVLAQVGDSHAALYGQGGFNPGVVKATYGTGSSLMVRINELPKYDFGVSTTVAWDDGKPSLAMEGNITHTGSAIKFISKILGISDINKLSQLAWSVEDSGGVFFVPALAGLGAPYWDAKARGLITGLTDAATPAHIARAAFESVAYQVADLLFSMEASAQISLNELSVDGGPTNNRQLMQFQADLLQKTIVKRDVVEVSALGAAFLAGKALGWWPNEQTLSQLLPESEVIEPNINANVILDNYKLWKQAVNRARFQSNDEEVI
- a CDS encoding transketolase, producing MNPYRLSTDELAKKATDIRKRIVVLNSESPAGGHTGADLSQVEIVTSLYFRILNCSPDRLDDPERDVYIQSKGHAAGGYYCCLAEAGYFPTDWLSSYQHADSKLPGHPVKHKTPGVELNTGALGHGLPVAVGLALAAKKSGSKRKIYVLTGDGELAEGSNWEAALVAAHYGLDNLIIINDKNKLQLAGFTKDIMKTDPLDEKWRAFGMQVTECEGNNVESVVSTLESLHAEGKPHVVIANTIKGAGISFIEGRPEWHHRVPKGDEVTLALEELNHG
- a CDS encoding ABC transporter permease; the encoded protein is MKAKAVEGMTMPQNQFNSANIGLILLKLRTFIALFIILGFFSFTVDGFLAPSSLIIMVKHISINAFLALGITFVIITAGIDLSIGATLGFCGMVAGYMIAKGIVLPMFGIAIFPSVWVIVPVVLVIGGLIGAINGLIITRYNVAPFICTLGTMYVIRGAAMLLSGGETFPGLQGNPQLGNTGFDHIGAGYLFGIPYAIWLMFIVAAIIAYVAKKLPFGRHVYAIGDNERAAELSGVKVNNVKIWVYTISGLCAALAGIVVTSQLVASHPATGTAFEMNAIAAVVLGGTSLAGGRGTVTGTIIGAFVIGILADGLVMMGVSEFWQMVIKGIVIIIAVIIDQMQSKMQYKAAITSQKSVD